GGAGTTAACTCATGATGGTATTACGGATGTCTTAACAAAATTAGGTCATCCTAAGTTTGAGGGGGTCTGTTATGGCTTCACTCTTAATTGGGCATTAGCGGTGGCTCAGGGTAAGGAATCTTTTTTTTACCGCCAATTGCACCATTTACGAACCCATCAGTTTGATTTACCTAAAACGTTACAACAAATTGAAGAAAAGAAAGAAAGTAAACAATTATTAAGCAATGACGAGGCAATCATTGAAACTTTGCCTCAGTTAGGAAAGAAAATTTGTATCGCTCAAGACCCCCTGCTATATAAGGAGAAATACAGAAAACTGGTATGGCAGCCTGATATTAACTCCATTTTGAAAGCCATAAATGCTGATTCTTCCATTGCAAAGCACATTTTTTATAAAACACACAGTTTTTTACATCAGGATGAAGCAACAGAGTATCTTGAATTATTAAAAAGAACAGGTATTAGAGAGGATGTTGCAGTCATTATCAGTACTGCAGATCACGCTATGGGATTTAAACTGGCGGGTAATGTTTGGCGGTTTATTAACATCAATGATTTATACCAACAAGACAAAAATAAACCTTACTTTGAGTTTTCATCACAAAACCTGGTTAAAGAATTGTATCGTGTTTGTGCCGAGAACCTTCAGGGAAGTCGATTGACCGTGAATACCGATTTTATTTCCATTCATCCTGAAGAAAAACTGTCAAGAGCGCTGCATAATGTATTTCCTGTGTTCCCAGTCAGAACCAAAACATCTTATCCTGAACGATTGGCTTTTTTTTCCATGGCAGCTACTCAGGGTGATATGAATTCTGTAAAAAAATGTATTTACTCTGGGTGGTCAATTTTTTCTCGACAACGGCTAAGTGATGATTCGCCTATCGTTACTGCCATCTATTTAGGAAGAAGAGAGGTAGTACGTGCCATGCTGAGCACTTCTCGACATAGAGTCAACCAAAAGCGGAAAAGTGATTCTTCTACTTTGCTGCATATTGCTTGTCGGTATGGCGGTAGTGGCATAGTCGAAGATCTATTGAACATACGTGGAATTAAAATTGATCCCCAGGACAGCAAGGGGAGAACGCCACTCATGTACGCCTGTAAAAAATCTGTGGTGACGAATGATAGAAAATTGTTTAATTTATTGTTTGCAAAAGGCGCATCTCTTACTATGAAAGACAATGAAGGTTTGACTGCACTTGACCACGCTATTAAAAACGAGAACACCCTTGCAATCCAAATGATTGAGGAGCGATTGGAAAAAGAAGCTTGTGTGCAAGAGGCTTCGACTTCTCGTCAATTTAAATTTTCTAAGGCAAAAGGTACATTGTTTCAGAGGGGAGGGAAAACTATTTCCTATCCTTCACAGCAACCCAACTTAAGTTTGAAATAGGATAATTTTTAGTAAACAAACCATGTAATGTGCGTCATAAAGATTCTTGTTATTAATTTTATATACAGAATACTGGTTTTTCATGACATAACATCATATGATGTTTTCGCATCGGACCTGTACTGAAATGAAAATTCTCAACCTCTGTTGGGTCAATTTTATAGGTCAGTATATTAAGGGGTATATTTGGTTATTTTTTATTCGATTATTAAGGTTTCCTTAAGCTTATTTCTTTATAATAAACTTTTGATTCCAAATAGTCCTCACTGAAGGAATACAATGAGCAATAAAAAACATTCTCTCACCATATTTAGCTTGACTATGATTACCGTTGGCTCTGTGGACAGTATCCGTAACTTGCCAGCTACTGCATTATTTGGGAGTCAATTGATTTTTTATTTTATTCTGGGTGCTTTATTCTTCCTTATACCAACCGCATTGGTCTCGGCAGAGTTAGCTTCTGGATGGGCCAGGCAGGGTGGGGTTTACATCTGGGTTAAAGAAGCTTTTGGGAAAAAATCAGGGTTTTTAGCCATTTGGCTGCAATGGATAGAAAATGTGATTTGGTATCCCACGATTTTATCGTTTGTTGCAGGAACAATAGGTTATCTCATTGATCCCTCTCTAACTACCAATCCCTATTTCCTTTGGGCAGTCATTGTCAGTTGTTTTTGGGGCGCAACCATTGTGAATTTGCGCGGTATGAAATCATCTGCCATGTTCAGTAATATTTGCTCTTTAGCAGGGTTATTATTGCCCATGTCTTTGATCATTGGTTTGGGAGCTGTTTGGATAGTTCAAGGCAACCCGTTACAAATCAGTTTTGACATGCCAAGTATTGTTCCGCATTTATCAGATAAAGGCATGTGGGTTTCATTAACCGCCATCATATTGTCGTTTTGCGGGATAGAGATTGCGACTGTTCATGCCAATGATGTCAAGGATCCCCAACATGCTTTTCCTAAAGCTCTGGTTTATTCTGTAGGGATCATTCTGAGCACTTTGATTTTAGGTTCATTAGCGATTGCAGTAGTACTCCCACAAAAGGATATCAATTTGGTAGCTGGGATTATGCAAGCCTTTTCTGCCTTTTTCCTTAAATATCACATGGATTGGATGATGCCTGTGGTGGCTGTTATGTTGGTTCTGGGAGGGCTTGGTGGTGTGAGTAATTGGATCATTGCCCCTACCAAGGGTCTGTTAGTTGCTGCAGAGGAGGGGAATTTACCGGAGGTATTTCAGAGGACTAATGGAAAAGGCGCTCCGGCTATGATGTTATACACCCAGGCAACCATAGTTACGGTGTTATCGGCCTTATTTTTATTTATGCCCAGTGTCAATGGTTCCTATTGGCTGTTAACGGCATTGGCGGCTCAATTATACATGCTGATGTATTTGATCATGTTTGTTGCAGCAATTAAATTGCGTATAAGCCAACCTTACCATCCCAGACCTTTTAAAATTCCAGGTGGTATGGCAGGAATGTTGTTTGTTGCAGGCATAGGCATCATTGGAGTGGTCACCACTTTAGCTGTTAGCTTTATTCCTCCAGAGGGGATTAATGTCGGCAGTGCAACACGCTATGAACTGACTTTGATTATTGGTTTGTTGCTTATGTGTGCTCCTCCTTTTATAACCAGTTGGTTGCAATCCAAAGAGGCGGATTTGGAACCTGTTGTTTAAATTAACATGACAGGTTAATTTTAATTACCGTAGTTGTTTATGTAACTTTCAAAAGATGGGCTATATTGACGAATTGTTGGCAGAACTAACTGGACGATTGCCAGAGTTGGAATGGAAGATTAATGGATTGAGCTCTTCAATTTCAATTCATAACTTGCCTAAAGGCTTATTCTCTTCGGTTATAGAATTCAATGGACCTGCCTGTATCAAAGAAATCAGGGATGATATTCATGCTTTACACAAGCATAAGGATGAGTCAATAGCATGCTTTTTGGCAGAGCGTATTCAGAAAAAAATTAATGTTTTGGTCATTTTATGTCAAATGGACAAAAAGAATACTAAACCTGAAACAAAAGTTTCCTTTGATTTGACAACGCTTAGTACAAGACAACAATGGATTGAAACCATGGAAAAGGATATCTGTGCTCTGGAAGAACAACATCAAGCCATGAGAAAAACTTTGGAACAAATGAAGTCTTGCTCCAATCCTGCAACCATTTTGCATTTACAAACCGAATTAGGGAATGTTGAAAAAAGACTTACCCTCGCTAAGGAAACGCTCAATCGTGCGATATCCTGAAAACGCCACTTCTTAAATTAACGTGAGTTATCGATAAGGATTATATAAGAAGCAGTCCATATCCAGGGTCCGTTCGGGCTAAGGAGATGCCTAAGCATCGTCTCGTAAGTCCTGTTCCATACAAGGCTTCGAGACGGCATAAGCTCGAACGATTCAAGAGAACGACCTATGTTATCCATAACTCACATTAAATTAAAGAATACATCTTTTGCATCCCAATATTATGCTGTAAATTAGAGGCGCTTGAAATAATTATAAAAAGGAAGGAGTAGGCTCATGTCAGATAAGTTTTCACATATTACAAAGGATATCACTACACAATTAGCCAAATTTCGCAAAGAGATGCCAGAGTTAATGACTGGTTTTTCTTCTTTGGCACAGGCAGCGACGAAAGACGGTGCCCTAGATAAAAAAACCAAGGAGTTAATCGCTATGGCGTTGGCTGTGGCAAAACAATGCCCCGGCTGCATAGGATTTCATTCACAGACTTTAGTGAAACTGCAAGCTTCAAGAGAAGAGTTATTAGAAACACTCGGTATGGCGGTTTATATGGGGGGTGGCCCATCATTAATGTATGCTGCAGAGGCGTTGGAAGCTTTTGAGGAGTTTAGTAAGTAATTATCAAGACGTTAAAATTGCACACAAGAAACACTGACATCAATAATAAAACCAGCAAAGCTGTTTTTATTATAAACATGAGCAAAGCAACTCATAGTGCTTGATGCGCTATTAGATTTGCTTTGCGGTCTCAGCAATAACTCCATTAAATGAATGGTCTCGGCTTAAAAAGCAGTCATAAAGAATTTCGTGGATTTGTTGCAAAGAGTTACTGCGGCGACAACAGGGAAGCCACATGTTGTATTTGTTTTTCTTGAGGGCTCGGTTCGCAAGGATATTTTTTGCTAAGTCCTAATAAAGCTACTTGGGAAACAGTCATTTTATCTTTGTCGCTTTGTTGACTGGATATTTCCTTATAAGTTTGTTGGATAAGTTCGTTCATGACGAAAGAATTAAGTTGTACACCTTGTGGCAAGCAAAAAATAGGTTTGCCGTGTGTCTTTGCAGCCTCATTCGCCTGGATTAATGTTTCAGCAATA
Above is a genomic segment from Legionella pneumophila subsp. pascullei containing:
- the ankG gene encoding Dot/Icm T4SS effector AnkG/AnkZ/LegA7 encodes the protein MIFVLICIVLVCGLVVYQLIPKLLSYSPSQISKNRDSRELTHDGITDVLTKLGHPKFEGVCYGFTLNWALAVAQGKESFFYRQLHHLRTHQFDLPKTLQQIEEKKESKQLLSNDEAIIETLPQLGKKICIAQDPLLYKEKYRKLVWQPDINSILKAINADSSIAKHIFYKTHSFLHQDEATEYLELLKRTGIREDVAVIISTADHAMGFKLAGNVWRFININDLYQQDKNKPYFEFSSQNLVKELYRVCAENLQGSRLTVNTDFISIHPEEKLSRALHNVFPVFPVRTKTSYPERLAFFSMAATQGDMNSVKKCIYSGWSIFSRQRLSDDSPIVTAIYLGRREVVRAMLSTSRHRVNQKRKSDSSTLLHIACRYGGSGIVEDLLNIRGIKIDPQDSKGRTPLMYACKKSVVTNDRKLFNLLFAKGASLTMKDNEGLTALDHAIKNENTLAIQMIEERLEKEACVQEASTSRQFKFSKAKGTLFQRGGKTISYPSQQPNLSLK
- a CDS encoding amino acid permease, yielding MSNKKHSLTIFSLTMITVGSVDSIRNLPATALFGSQLIFYFILGALFFLIPTALVSAELASGWARQGGVYIWVKEAFGKKSGFLAIWLQWIENVIWYPTILSFVAGTIGYLIDPSLTTNPYFLWAVIVSCFWGATIVNLRGMKSSAMFSNICSLAGLLLPMSLIIGLGAVWIVQGNPLQISFDMPSIVPHLSDKGMWVSLTAIILSFCGIEIATVHANDVKDPQHAFPKALVYSVGIILSTLILGSLAIAVVLPQKDINLVAGIMQAFSAFFLKYHMDWMMPVVAVMLVLGGLGGVSNWIIAPTKGLLVAAEEGNLPEVFQRTNGKGAPAMMLYTQATIVTVLSALFLFMPSVNGSYWLLTALAAQLYMLMYLIMFVAAIKLRISQPYHPRPFKIPGGMAGMLFVAGIGIIGVVTTLAVSFIPPEGINVGSATRYELTLIIGLLLMCAPPFITSWLQSKEADLEPVV
- a CDS encoding primosomal replication protein, which codes for MGYIDELLAELTGRLPELEWKINGLSSSISIHNLPKGLFSSVIEFNGPACIKEIRDDIHALHKHKDESIACFLAERIQKKINVLVILCQMDKKNTKPETKVSFDLTTLSTRQQWIETMEKDICALEEQHQAMRKTLEQMKSCSNPATILHLQTELGNVEKRLTLAKETLNRAIS
- a CDS encoding carboxymuconolactone decarboxylase family protein, translating into MSDKFSHITKDITTQLAKFRKEMPELMTGFSSLAQAATKDGALDKKTKELIAMALAVAKQCPGCIGFHSQTLVKLQASREELLETLGMAVYMGGGPSLMYAAEALEAFEEFSK